One genomic window of Plasmodium coatneyi strain Hackeri chromosome 12, complete sequence includes the following:
- a CDS encoding Isocitrate dehydrogenase [NADP], with the protein MGGRTQLWRNPWIQCATRRNASKSAAFNLCGKVKVTNPVVELDGDEMTKIIWKEIKEKLILPYLDLNIKYFDLSIENRDKTNDQVTLEAAEEIKKSSVGIKCATITPDAARVKEFNLKEMWKSPNGTIRNILDGTVFRAPILIKNIPRLIPNWKKPIIIGRHAYADQYKQKSLKIEKSGKFEIVFTPDDKSEIMREEIFHFKSPGVCLGMYNTEESITNFALSCFQYALDLKMPVYMSTKSTILKIYDGLFMEIFQKIYDEKFRTKFEQNNLWYEHKLIDDMVAQVLKSEGGFVWACKNYDGDIQSDAVAQGYGSLGLMSSILMCPDGVTCVSEAAHGTVTRHYRCHQRGEKTSTNPIASIFAWTRGLQHRAKLDNNQPLQQFCYALESACIETVEDGLMPKDLAACIKGLKNVTEKDYLFTDDFINAINEKLKLKLLANQAKNDPQAATTTKLQNENWNNYAPQEHSS; encoded by the coding sequence ATGGGAGGAAGGACGCAGCTGTGGAGGAACCCCTGGATACAGTGCGCCACGAGGAGAAATGCGAGTAAAAGCGCAGCCTTCAACCTCTGCGGGAAGGTGAAGGTCACAAACCCAGTAGTGGAGTTAGACGGAGATGAAAtgacaaaaattatttggaaGGAAATTAAGGAGAAGCTAATCCTTCCATACTTGGATCTAAACATAAAGTACTTCGATCTGTCCATCGAAAACAGGGACAAAACGAATGACCAAGTGACCTTAGAAGCagcagaagaaataaagaaatcaTCGGTAGGTATTAAATGTGCAACAATTACACCAGATGCAGCTAGGGTGAAAGAATTTAACTTAAAAGAAATGTGGAAAAGCCCAAACGGAACCATTAGAAATATACTAGACGGCACCGTATTTAGAGCCCCCattttgataaaaaatattccgaGGTTAATTCCCAATTGGAAAAAGCCAATCATTATAGGAAGACATGCTTATGCTGATCAGTACAAACAGAAGTCCTTAAAGATTGAGAAAAGTGGAAAGTTTGAAATTGTGTTTACACCAGATGATAAGTCTGAAATTATGAGAGAAGAAATCTTCCACTTCAAATCACCAGGGGTCTGTCTAGGAATGTACAACACTGAAGAGTCCATCACAAATTTCGCTCTTTCGTGCTTTCAGTATGCACTAGATTTAAAGATGCCTGTTTATATGAGTACCAAAAGTACTATACTTAAAATATACGATGGGCTATTTATGGAGATTTTCCAGAAAATTTATGATGAGAAGTTTCGCACTAAATTTGAGCAGAACAACTTATGGTATGAACATAAACTCATCGATGATATGGTTGCTCAGGTGCTAAAATCAGAAGGGGGATTTGTATGGGCTTGTAAAAATTACGATGGAGATATTCAATCCGATGCAGTTGCACAAGGTTATGGCAGCTTAGGTCTAATGAGCTCCATCCTTATGTGTCCAGATGGAGTTACGTGCGTATCAGAAGCAGCACATGGAACCGTTACACGACATTATCGATGCCAtcaaaggggagaaaaaacgTCCACCAACCCTATTGCTTCTATCTTTGCCTGGACGAGAGGATTACAACATAGAGCCAAGTTAGACAACAACCAACCTCTACAACAATTCTGTTATGCTCTCGAAAGTGCATGCATAGAAACTGTAGAGGATGGACTAATGCCCAAGGATCTTGCTGCCTGCATAAAGGGCCTTAAAAATGTCACAGAAAAGGATTACCTCTTCACGGATGATTTTATTAATGCCATTAACGAGAAACTGAAATTGAAGCTCCTCGCAAATCAGGCGAAAAATGACCCCCAGGCGGCAACTACTACCAAACTGCAAAACGAAAACTGGAACAATTATGCCCCGCAGGAGCATTCCTCGTGA
- a CDS encoding Ubiquitin-conjugating enzyme E2 yields MQLRKCVIAWCVVLLTLHLKRNFVKCKGLKNSNPFGENTSWGGKLIKGTNSSEIKLKMAVANGMILPQIRKRNTHKNMNRVTKRLCSINPHNNPAKTSTLEPSTSVKKHMRTKYNMGNANYRIQKELHNFLNNPPINCTLDVHPNNIRIWIVKYVGLENTIYANEVYKLKIIFPDDYPLKPPIVYFLQKPPKHTHVYSNGDICLSLLGDDYNPSLSISGLVLSIISMLSSAKEKKLPIDNYTHADAKPGSNQNNFLYHDDKC; encoded by the coding sequence atgcAGCTGCGGAAATGCGTAATAGCATGGTGTGTAGTCCTACTAACATTACATCTAAAGAGGAATTTTGTGAAATGCAAAGGTTTGAAAAATAGTAATCCATTTGGCGAGAATACATCATGGGGGGGCAAACTGATCAAGGGAACTAATAGCTCAGAGATTAAGCTTAAAATGGCGGTAGCAAATGGTATGATATTACCGCAAATcaggaaaaggaatacacACAAGAACATGAACAGGGTTACAAAGCGATTATGCTCGATTAATCCGCACAATAATCCTGCCAAGACCTCTACCTTGGAACCATCCACAAGCGTTAAGAAACACATGAGGACTAAGTACAACATGGGGAACGCTAACTACAGAATACAGAAGGAGTTACATAACTTCTTGAATAACCCCCCTATTAACTGCACCCTAGATGTACACCCAAATAATATCCGAATCTGGATTGTGAAATATGTAGGACTGGAAAATACTATATACGCTAATGAAGTTTACAAACTTAAGATAATATTTCCAGATGATTATCCTTTGAAGCCCCCCattgtgtattttttacAGAAACCACCTAAACATACTCATGTGTATTCTAATGGAGACATTTGTTTAAGTCTCCTCGGTGATGACTACAACCCCAGTTTGTCCATTTCCGGTTTAGTCCTATCCATCATATCGATGTTATCTTCTgctaaggaaaaaaaattgcccattGATAACTACACACATGCGGATGCGAAGCCGGGGAGCAACCAGAACAATTTTCTCTACCACGATGATAAGTGTTGA